In the Kwoniella shivajii chromosome 2, complete sequence genome, one interval contains:
- a CDS encoding 26S protease regulatory subunit 10B, whose protein sequence is MASAEASSSTAPATAPPAAPASTVVAPAGMDPAKYEAIQGYRAKVKEHSRMSDSLKQIRLNIRTLSTDFDKTEDDIKALQSVGQIIGEVLKQLDEERFIVKASSGPRYVVSYRPTLPAAKLKAGVRVSLDMTTLTIMRILPREVDPMVYNMSLEDPGSASFAGIGGLGDQVRELREVIELPLMNPELFERVGINPPKGVLLYGPPGTGKTLLARAVAATLNTNFLKVVSSAIVDKYIGESARLIREMFAYAREHEPCVIFMDEIDAIGGRRFSEGTSADREIQRTLMELLNQMDGFDSLGRTKIIMATNRPDTLDPALLRPGRLDKKIEIPLPNEQGRLEILKIHAKGINKSGDIDYEAIVKLSDGFNGADLRNVCTEAGLFAIREDRDAVVQEDFMKAVRKLNDAKKHETAM, encoded by the exons ATGGCATCAGCAGAAGCGTCTTCATCTACTGCTCCAGCGACAGCCCCGCCTGCCGCACCTGCGTCTACGGTCGTAGCTCCAGCAGGAATGGATCCAGCTAAATACGAAGCTATACAGGGATATCGAGCT aaagtgaaagagCACTCAAGAATGTCTGATAGCTTGAAGCAGA TCCGATTGAACATCCGTACACTTTCAACTGATTTCGACAagactgaagatgacatcaaaGCTTTGCAATCTGTTGGACAAATTATCGGAGAAGTATTAAAGCAATTGGACGAAGAGAGAT TTATCGTCAAAGCGTCATCAGGTCCCAGATATGTGGTATCATACAGACCCACTCTGCCAGCTGCTAAG CTCAAAGCTGGTGTAAGAGTATCACTCGATATGACCACTTTGACCATAATGAGAATTCTTCCTAGAGAGGTTGATCCAATG GTCTACAACATGTCTCTTGAGGACCCAGGATCTGCTTCTTTCGCTGGAATTGGTGGATTAGGAGATCAAGTTAGAGAATTGAGGGAAGTAATCGAATTACCGTTGATGAATCCTGAGCTGTTCGAG CGAGTCGGTATCAATCCTCCCAAGGGTGTCCTCCTTTACGGTCCACCAGGAACAGGAAAGACGCTGCTTGCCCGTGCCGTAGCTGCTACTCTGAATACCAATTTCTTGAAAGTCGTTTCATCTGCT ATTGTCGATAAGTACATTGGTGAATCAGCTCGTCTTATCAGGGAAATGTTCGCATATGCTCGAGAACATGAACCTTGCGTTATTTTCATGGATGAAATCGATGCTATCGGAGGAAGGAGATTCAGTGAAGGTACCAGTGCTGATCGAGAGATTCAAAGAACCttgatggag TTGTTGAATCAAATGGATGGTTTCGATTCACTCGGTAGAACGAAAATTATCATGGCCACAAATAGACCTGATACGTTAGATCCAGCATTACTCCGACCAGGTAGATTAGACAAGAAAATAGAGATCCCTTTACCAAACGAACAAGGTAGACTCGAGATATTGAAGATCCACGCAAAAGGTATAAACAAATCTGGTGATATCGATTACGAAGCTATTGTCAAATTGAGTGATGGATTCAATGGAGCTGATTTAAGAAACGTCTGTAccgag GCTGGTCTATTTGCTATTCGAGAAGACAGAGACGCTGtagttcaagaagatttcATGAAAGCAGTTAGGAAATTGAACGATGCTAAAAAGCACGAAACTGCTATGTAA